The following proteins are co-located in the Vigna angularis cultivar LongXiaoDou No.4 chromosome 2, ASM1680809v1, whole genome shotgun sequence genome:
- the LOC108328418 gene encoding mannan endo-1,4-beta-mannosidase 4 encodes MGFQNLVLMSFMMILCISLYVNCIDIAEERIVAQRPNDFIKRNGTRFFLNGKPHYFNGFNAYWLMIFAADPSTSSKVTTVFQEASKHGLNLARTWAFNDGGYKALQTSPGIYDENVFRALDAVISEAGKYGIRLILSLVDNWKAGGGKNQYVQWAKQRGQSVRTEDDFFSNPLTKQFYKNHVKTVLTRKNTVTGLLYKDDPTIFSWELMNEPRSSDFSGKQVQDWVSEMAAYVKSIDNKHLLQVGLEGFYGNSMPERGLINPDGLHAGTDFISNNLVPEIDYASIHAYPDEWMARFNQSHQDVFTERWVSTHIQDAQNVLRKPILITEFGLSATFRGFTNARRDRLYAKFYKWVYGSASQRGPCAGAAFWQLFVEGMDNMADGYVIIFQRNPSTTKIIVQQSLRMSRIR; translated from the exons ATGGGGTTTCAAAACTTGGTCTTGATGAGTTTTATGATGATCTTGTGCATCAGTCTATACGTGAATTGCATtgatattgctgaagaaagaaTAGTTGCCCAAAGACCTAACGATTTCATCAAACGAAATGGCACCCGTTTTTTCCTAAATGGGAAGCCACACTACTTCAACGGATTCAATGCATATTGGCTAATGATTTTTGCAGCCGACCCATCTACAAGTTCTAAGGTCACTACAGTTTTTCAAGAAGCTTCCAAACATGGTTTAAACTTAGCAAGAACATGGGCATTCAATGATGGAGGTTACAAAGCCCTTCAAACTTCACCTGGTATTTACGACGAGAATGTTTTCAGG GCATTGGATGCTGTGATATCAGAAGCAGGAAAATATGGCATACGATTGATTCTAAGCCTGGTAGATAATTGGAAAgctggtggtggaaagaatcaGTATGTTCAATGGGCAAAACAACGTGGTCAGAGCGTAAGAACTGAGGATGACTTCTTCTCTAATCCCCTCACTAAGCAATTCTACAAAAATCATGTCAAG ACAGTGTTGACAAGAAAAAATACAGTGACTGGATTATTATACAAGGATGACCCCACCATTTTTTCGTGGGAGCTCATGAATGAACCTCGTTCTTCAGACTTTTCCGGGAAACAAGTTCAG GATTGGGTGAGTGAGATGGCTGCTTATGTGAAGTCCATTGACAACAAACACTTACTGCAAGTAGGGCTTGAAGGGTTTTATGGTAATTCAATGCCAGAAAGAGGACTGATCAATCCTGATGGACTCCATGCAGGAACTGATTTCATTTCTAACAACCTAGTTCCTGAAATCGATTATGCTTCCATTCATGCCTACCCTGATGAAtg GATGGCGCGGTTTAACCAATCACATCAAGATGTCTTCACTGAAAGATGGGTTAGCACGCATATTCAAGATGCACAAAATGTTCTACGAAAGCCCATTCTTATTACGGAGTTTGGGTTAAGTGCAACATTTCGAGGATTCACCAATGCTAGAAGGGATCGATTGTATGCAAAATTTTACAAATGGGTATACGGCAGCGCTAGCCAGAGGGGACCATGTGCTGGTGCAGCTTTTTGGCAATTATTTGTTGAAGGAATGGATAACATGGCCGATGGTTATGTTATCATCTTTCAACGGAATCCTTCTACTACCAAAATCATCGTCCAACAATCTCTAAGAATGTCTCGTATTCGATAA